From Streptomyces asiaticus, one genomic window encodes:
- a CDS encoding nucleotide sugar dehydrogenase produces MPADLAVIGLGHLGIPLARAATAAGVRTVGYDPDPRAASDLRAGRLPAGSGEGLLSAAELRRMASQGFRITADPAELGRVRTAVICAPTPLGDDRRLDLSAVGEAARTLAARLRPHTTVLLESTVYPGTTEEFLRPLLEEGSGLRAGRDFHLAYSPCRHDPGNRDHGPANTPKVIGGLTPACTEAAAAFYGRFTEKVVRARGTREAETVKVLETNYRHVNIALVNEMAVYCHDLGVDVWDVVRCAETKPFGFQSFRPGPGVGGHGVPVDHGHMADPQRGLGIPLRMVELAQQVNGRMPGYVTRRCTALLNEYGKSARGAHVLLLGVGYKADVADAEGSPAREIASRLIELGARLSYHDPYVTRWRVLGREVERADSVYEAAADADLTVLLQPHRTYDLQGLSVKAQLLLDTRGAGPAGMAHRL; encoded by the coding sequence ATGCCCGCAGATCTCGCCGTCATCGGACTCGGTCATCTCGGTATTCCTCTCGCCCGGGCGGCCACCGCCGCCGGCGTCCGCACCGTCGGCTACGACCCCGATCCGCGCGCGGCGTCCGACCTCCGGGCCGGACGGCTGCCCGCCGGCTCGGGCGAGGGCCTGCTCTCCGCCGCCGAGCTGCGCCGGATGGCCTCCCAGGGCTTCCGGATCACCGCCGACCCCGCCGAGCTCGGCCGCGTCCGCACCGCTGTGATCTGCGCCCCGACCCCGCTCGGGGACGACCGCAGACTGGATCTGTCGGCGGTCGGCGAGGCGGCCCGCACGCTCGCGGCGAGGCTGCGCCCGCACACCACCGTTCTGCTGGAATCGACCGTGTACCCCGGCACCACCGAGGAATTCCTCCGTCCGCTCCTCGAGGAGGGATCCGGGCTGCGGGCCGGGCGCGACTTCCACCTCGCCTACTCCCCCTGCCGCCACGACCCGGGCAACCGCGACCACGGCCCCGCCAACACCCCCAAGGTCATCGGCGGCCTCACCCCCGCCTGCACCGAGGCGGCCGCCGCCTTCTACGGGCGCTTCACCGAGAAGGTCGTCCGGGCCCGTGGCACGCGCGAGGCCGAGACGGTCAAGGTCCTGGAGACCAATTACCGGCACGTCAACATCGCCCTGGTCAACGAGATGGCGGTGTACTGCCATGACCTCGGCGTCGATGTGTGGGACGTGGTGCGCTGCGCCGAGACCAAGCCGTTCGGCTTCCAGTCCTTCCGCCCCGGCCCCGGCGTCGGCGGCCACGGCGTGCCGGTCGACCACGGGCATATGGCCGATCCCCAGCGCGGCCTCGGCATCCCGCTGCGCATGGTGGAGCTCGCGCAGCAGGTCAACGGGCGGATGCCGGGCTATGTCACGCGCCGCTGCACGGCCCTGCTCAACGAGTACGGGAAGTCGGCGCGCGGGGCGCACGTACTGCTGCTGGGCGTCGGCTACAAGGCCGACGTCGCCGACGCCGAGGGCTCGCCCGCCCGGGAGATCGCCTCCCGGCTGATCGAGCTGGGCGCCCGGCTCAGCTACCACGATCCGTACGTCACGCGCTGGCGGGTGCTGGGGCGCGAGGTGGAGCGCGCCGACTCGGTGTACGAGGCGGCGGCCGACGCCGACCTGACCGTGCTGCTCCAGCCGCACCGCACCTACGACCTCCAGGGGCTGTCGGTGAAGGCCCAGCTGCTGCTGGACACCCGGGGGGCGGGGCCGGCGGGGATGGCGCACCGGCTGTGA
- a CDS encoding glycerol-3-phosphate dehydrogenase/oxidase → MKTPALGPAERGEALARMADRELDVLVVGGGVVGAGTALDAATRGLETGLVESRDWASGTSSRSSKLIHGGLRYLEMLDFALVREALKERGLLLERIAPHLVKPVPFLYPLKHRVWERFYAGSGVALYDAMSISSGHGRGLPAHRHLSRGRALRVAPCLKKDALVGALQYYDAQMDDARYVTTLVRTAAEYGAHVANRARVVGFLREGERVVGARVHDLEQGGEFEVRARQVVNATGVWTDETQALIGERGQFHVRASKGIHLVVPKDRIHSTTGLILRTEKSVLFVIPWGRHWIIGTTDTDWDLDKAHPAASSADIDYLLEHVNEVLAVPLTRDDVEGVYAGLRPLLAGESDATSKLSREHTVAHPVPGLVVVAGGKYTTYRVMAKDAVDEAVHGLDRRVGPCVTEEIPLVGAVGYKALWNARERIGRQYGLHAARIEHLLNRYGSAAQEVLDLIAGDGSLGKPLAGAEDYLRAEVVYAASHEGARHLDDVLTRRTRISIETFDRGTRCAREVAELMGPVLGWAQDQLDREVEHYEKRVEAERESQRQPDDLTADAARLGAPDIIPL, encoded by the coding sequence GTGAAAACACCGGCACTGGGACCGGCCGAGCGCGGCGAGGCGCTGGCCCGGATGGCGGACCGTGAGCTCGACGTGCTGGTCGTGGGCGGCGGAGTGGTCGGCGCGGGCACCGCGCTCGACGCCGCGACGCGGGGCCTGGAGACCGGTCTGGTCGAGTCGCGGGACTGGGCCTCCGGGACCTCCAGCCGGTCCAGCAAGCTGATCCACGGCGGACTGCGCTATCTGGAGATGCTGGACTTCGCACTGGTGCGCGAGGCGCTCAAGGAGCGCGGGCTGCTGCTGGAGCGGATCGCACCGCACCTGGTCAAGCCCGTGCCGTTCCTGTATCCGCTGAAGCACCGGGTCTGGGAGCGGTTCTACGCGGGCTCGGGCGTCGCGCTCTACGACGCCATGTCGATCTCCTCCGGGCACGGCCGCGGACTGCCCGCCCACCGCCATCTGAGCCGCGGCCGGGCGCTGCGCGTGGCCCCCTGCCTCAAGAAGGACGCGCTGGTCGGGGCGTTGCAGTACTACGACGCCCAGATGGACGACGCCCGCTATGTCACCACGCTCGTGCGCACGGCGGCGGAGTACGGCGCCCATGTGGCGAACCGCGCGCGGGTGGTCGGCTTCCTGCGGGAGGGCGAGCGCGTGGTCGGCGCCCGGGTGCACGACCTGGAGCAGGGCGGCGAGTTCGAGGTCCGGGCCCGGCAGGTGGTCAACGCCACCGGGGTGTGGACCGACGAGACCCAGGCGCTGATCGGGGAGCGCGGCCAGTTCCACGTGCGGGCCTCCAAGGGCATCCACCTGGTGGTCCCCAAGGACCGCATCCACTCCACGACCGGGCTGATCCTGCGCACCGAGAAGAGCGTGCTGTTCGTGATCCCCTGGGGCAGGCACTGGATCATCGGCACCACGGACACCGACTGGGACCTGGACAAGGCCCATCCGGCCGCCTCCAGCGCCGATATCGACTATCTGCTGGAGCACGTCAACGAGGTCCTCGCGGTGCCGCTGACCCGCGACGACGTGGAGGGCGTCTACGCCGGGCTGCGCCCGCTGCTGGCCGGGGAGTCGGACGCCACCAGCAAGCTCTCGCGCGAGCACACCGTCGCCCATCCGGTGCCCGGCCTGGTGGTGGTCGCGGGCGGCAAGTACACCACGTACCGGGTGATGGCCAAGGACGCCGTGGACGAGGCGGTGCACGGCCTCGACCGCCGGGTCGGGCCCTGTGTCACCGAGGAGATCCCGCTGGTCGGCGCCGTCGGCTACAAGGCGCTGTGGAACGCCCGGGAGCGGATCGGCCGGCAGTACGGGCTGCACGCGGCGCGGATCGAGCATCTGCTCAACCGCTACGGCTCGGCGGCGCAGGAGGTGCTGGACCTGATCGCGGGCGACGGCTCGCTGGGGAAGCCGCTGGCCGGGGCGGAGGACTATCTGCGCGCCGAGGTCGTTTACGCCGCCTCGCACGAGGGGGCCCGCCATCTGGACGACGTCCTCACCCGCCGCACCCGCATCTCGATCGAGACCTTCGACCGCGGTACGCGCTGCGCCCGTGAGGTGGCCGAGCTGATGGGGCCGGTGCTGGGCTGGGCCCAGGACCAGCTCGACCGGGAGGTCGAGCACTACGAGAAGCGGGTGGAGGCGGAGCGCGAGTCGCAGCGTCAGCCGGACGATCTGACGGCGGACGCGGCCCGGCTGGGCGCGCCGGACATCATCCCGCTGTAG
- a CDS encoding serine hydrolase domain-containing protein, with amino-acid sequence MPTAVALTAALALVLSGCGAAATEPGREAAPRASASPGAEGGRDGVLHAAVRRLAAQGDAPGAAVLIRREGGGTRYLASGVADVRTGRRIHRNDHFRAGSLTKTVIAAVTLRLAAQGRLGLGDTVEEHLPGLVRGQGNDGRTITIRQLLNQTSGLFDYTADPALARQLSAAAGRTRTPASLVRTAVAHPPDFAPGAGWRYSNTNYVLLGMVVQRVTGRSYATEARRDVLAPLRLHGTSFPGTRTDLPDPHGRAYTRDGGAGDGGARRDVTDLNPSSAGAAGELISTLGDLTRLLPGLLRGKVVPRAELRQMRNTSASDGRYGMGLFPVRLACGVTLWGHNGEINGSYALAVTAPDGRHSLAYRLNSTAASGLTAETSLLEAEFCPRR; translated from the coding sequence ATGCCGACCGCCGTGGCGCTCACGGCCGCCCTCGCGCTCGTCCTGTCCGGCTGCGGCGCGGCGGCCACGGAGCCGGGCCGGGAAGCGGCCCCGCGGGCGAGCGCGAGCCCGGGCGCCGAGGGCGGCCGTGACGGTGTCCTGCACGCCGCCGTACGGCGGTTGGCGGCCCAGGGCGACGCGCCGGGGGCCGCGGTGCTCATCCGCCGGGAGGGCGGCGGCACGCGGTACCTCGCCTCGGGGGTCGCGGACGTCCGCACCGGACGCCGGATCCACCGGAACGACCACTTCCGGGCGGGCAGCCTCACCAAGACCGTCATCGCGGCGGTGACGCTGCGTCTTGCCGCCCAGGGGCGGCTCGGCCTCGGCGACACGGTGGAGGAGCACCTCCCGGGTCTGGTGCGCGGCCAGGGCAACGACGGCCGGACCATCACGATCCGTCAGCTTCTGAACCAGACGAGCGGGCTGTTCGACTACACCGCCGACCCGGCGCTGGCGCGTCAGCTGTCGGCCGCGGCCGGCCGCACCCGCACCCCCGCCTCCCTGGTGCGGACCGCCGTCGCGCACCCCCCGGACTTCGCGCCCGGGGCCGGCTGGCGCTACTCCAACACCAACTACGTGCTGCTGGGCATGGTCGTCCAGCGGGTCACCGGCCGCTCCTACGCGACCGAGGCCCGGCGCGACGTGCTCGCCCCGCTGCGGCTGCACGGCACCTCCTTCCCCGGCACCCGCACCGACCTCCCGGACCCGCACGGCCGCGCGTACACGCGGGACGGCGGGGCCGGGGACGGCGGCGCCCGGCGCGATGTCACCGATCTCAACCCCTCCTCGGCCGGGGCCGCGGGGGAGCTGATCTCCACGCTCGGCGATCTGACCCGCCTCCTCCCCGGTCTGCTGCGCGGCAAGGTCGTGCCCCGGGCCGAACTGCGGCAGATGCGGAACACCTCCGCCTCCGACGGCCGGTACGGCATGGGGCTGTTCCCGGTGCGGCTGGCGTGCGGGGTGACGCTGTGGGGCCACAACGGCGAGATCAACGGCTCCTACGCGCTGGCCGTGACCGCCCCCGACGGCCGCCACAGCCTCGCCTACCGGCTCAACAGCACGGCCGCCTCGGGTCTGACCGCCGAAACGTCCCTGCTCGAGGCCGAGTTCTGTCCTCGCCGGTAA
- a CDS encoding serine/threonine-protein kinase — protein sequence MSEAEKTQGSTGRLLAGRYRLGEILGQGGMGTVWRASDQTLGRTVAVKELRFPSSVEEDEKRRLITRTLREAKAIARIRSNGAVTVYDVVDEDDRPWIVMELIEGRSLADVVRDDGPLTPKRAAEVGLAVLDVLRAAHQAGILHRDVKPSNVLISDDGRVVLTDFGIAQVEGDPSVTSTGMLVGAPSYISPERARGHKPGPPADLWSLGGLLYAAVEGVPPYDKSTAIATLTAVMTEPVEPPKNAGPLEEVIYGLLTKDPDRRLDDAGARTLLEHVVNGPEVTKAPADATRTMSLPPAPSKEDEAAAEAKETAAAERRRGALKSVRNAAAAAAAKKSGDESKAEPESASASESASASASGAKSGAAGSGAAGSASDAATPVAAPSPRPSLPPRASITDVVPKRTLIIIAVVVVLAIVATVLAVVLNDGGGGGDKAKGSSGGDKSASAGSSGGSKEGQGKDTDKTGQSAGESPKAGTSGGKQSGQPDASKGSDDNSGKGGESGDNSGKGKGDGGKGGLPDGYKTVKSSDFPFSMAMPEGWSVHPGSYSGSRKYYGGSSIPRIQIDFTNAPKSDAEADWRKGEENARRTMSGYKGLGIKSVDWRGYPTVADWEFERLDRDGKRVHVINRGFKADGSHGFAILITCEASKWDDKECATLRQTAFDTFKITD from the coding sequence ATGTCGGAGGCTGAGAAGACGCAGGGTTCGACTGGGCGCCTCCTCGCCGGGCGGTACCGGCTCGGGGAGATTCTCGGTCAGGGCGGCATGGGCACGGTCTGGCGTGCGAGTGATCAGACCCTCGGCCGTACGGTCGCGGTCAAGGAGCTGCGCTTCCCGTCCAGCGTGGAGGAGGACGAGAAGAGACGGCTCATCACCCGTACGCTGCGCGAGGCGAAGGCGATCGCCCGGATCCGCAGCAACGGCGCCGTCACCGTCTACGACGTGGTCGACGAGGACGACCGCCCGTGGATCGTCATGGAGCTCATCGAGGGTCGCTCCCTCGCCGACGTCGTCCGCGACGACGGCCCGCTGACCCCCAAGCGCGCCGCCGAGGTCGGGCTCGCCGTCCTCGATGTGCTGCGCGCCGCCCACCAGGCGGGCATCCTGCACCGCGATGTGAAGCCCTCCAACGTGCTGATCTCGGACGACGGCCGGGTCGTCCTCACCGACTTCGGCATCGCCCAGGTCGAGGGCGACCCGTCGGTGACCTCGACTGGCATGCTCGTCGGCGCGCCCTCCTACATCTCCCCCGAGCGGGCCCGCGGCCACAAGCCCGGCCCGCCGGCCGACCTGTGGTCGCTGGGCGGGCTGCTGTACGCGGCGGTGGAGGGCGTGCCGCCGTACGACAAGAGCACGGCCATAGCGACCCTGACGGCCGTGATGACCGAGCCGGTGGAGCCGCCGAAGAACGCGGGCCCGCTGGAGGAGGTCATCTACGGCCTGCTCACCAAGGACCCGGACCGGCGGCTCGACGACGCCGGGGCGCGGACGCTGCTGGAGCACGTGGTGAACGGGCCCGAGGTCACCAAGGCCCCCGCCGACGCGACCCGCACGATGAGCCTGCCGCCCGCCCCGTCGAAGGAGGACGAGGCCGCCGCCGAGGCCAAGGAGACGGCCGCCGCGGAGCGCAGGCGCGGCGCGCTGAAGTCGGTGCGTAACGCGGCTGCCGCCGCGGCCGCGAAGAAGTCGGGGGACGAGAGCAAGGCGGAGCCGGAGTCGGCGTCGGCTTCGGAGTCGGCGTCGGCTTCGGCGTCGGGCGCGAAGTCCGGAGCGGCGGGCTCCGGAGCGGCGGGCTCCGCGTCGGACGCCGCGACGCCCGTGGCCGCGCCCAGCCCGCGGCCTTCCCTGCCGCCGCGCGCCTCGATCACCGATGTGGTCCCGAAGCGCACGCTGATCATCATCGCGGTGGTCGTGGTGCTCGCCATTGTGGCCACCGTGCTCGCCGTCGTCCTGAACGACGGCGGGGGTGGCGGCGACAAGGCCAAGGGCTCCTCCGGCGGCGACAAGTCCGCCTCCGCCGGGTCCTCGGGCGGCTCCAAGGAGGGCCAGGGCAAGGACACCGACAAGACCGGCCAGTCGGCGGGCGAGTCGCCGAAGGCCGGGACTTCCGGCGGCAAGCAGAGCGGTCAGCCGGACGCCTCCAAGGGGTCGGACGACAACTCGGGCAAGGGCGGCGAAAGCGGCGACAACAGCGGTAAGGGCAAGGGCGACGGCGGTAAGGGCGGTCTGCCCGACGGCTACAAGACCGTCAAGAGCTCCGACTTCCCGTTCAGCATGGCCATGCCGGAGGGCTGGTCGGTCCACCCCGGAAGCTATTCCGGAAGCCGTAAGTACTACGGCGGGTCCAGCATTCCGCGTATTCAGATCGACTTCACCAACGCGCCGAAGTCTGACGCGGAGGCGGACTGGCGCAAGGGCGAGGAGAACGCCCGCCGCACCATGTCCGGCTACAAGGGCCTCGGCATCAAGTCGGTGGACTGGCGGGGCTATCCGACCGTCGCGGACTGGGAGTTCGAGCGACTCGATCGGGACGGCAAGCGGGTCCACGTCATCAACCGCGGCTTCAAGGCGGACGGCAGCCATGGCTTCGCCATACTGATCACCTGCGAGGCGAGCAAGTGGGACGACAAGGAGTGCGCCACCCTCCGGCAGACCGCCTTCGACACGTTCAAGATTACGGACTGA